Proteins co-encoded in one Kribbella qitaiheensis genomic window:
- a CDS encoding carbohydrate ABC transporter permease, with translation MTGPMTTTAVRRTETAVAEAAPAKPPRRGRRLGWERRRAAVLMVAPAVILLTWWIGIPTIASLVLAFTHYDVLAGTISWAGLGNFRDIFADPIWNRSIWHTVVYTFFTVPVAMAIAVAIAVLLNSKLRGRAWYRAAYFLPHITATVAIALVWMWMFEPNIGLFNAVLGQVGIQGPAWLSDPAWAMPAVIVVSVWKGIGLKMLIYLAALQSIPPELYEAADVDGATPRRKFFAITLPLLRPATFFVFIVSLIDSFQVFEQVYVLTPDGGPANATTVMTLEIYRSAFGKFDMSRACAQSMVLFVFLLVLTVISRRLTGKDSDAEL, from the coding sequence ATGACCGGTCCCATGACGACAACCGCAGTACGCCGTACCGAGACCGCCGTTGCCGAGGCTGCCCCGGCCAAGCCGCCTCGGAGGGGCAGGCGACTCGGTTGGGAGCGGCGGCGGGCCGCAGTACTGATGGTGGCACCGGCCGTGATCCTCCTGACCTGGTGGATCGGCATCCCGACGATCGCCAGCCTGGTGCTCGCCTTCACCCATTACGACGTCCTGGCCGGGACCATCTCCTGGGCCGGGCTGGGCAACTTCCGCGACATCTTCGCCGACCCGATCTGGAACCGCTCGATCTGGCACACGGTGGTCTACACCTTCTTCACCGTGCCGGTCGCGATGGCCATCGCCGTCGCGATCGCGGTCCTGCTGAACAGCAAGCTGCGCGGGCGGGCGTGGTACCGGGCGGCGTACTTCCTGCCCCACATCACCGCCACGGTGGCGATCGCGCTGGTCTGGATGTGGATGTTCGAGCCGAACATCGGACTCTTCAACGCCGTACTCGGTCAGGTCGGGATCCAAGGCCCGGCTTGGCTGTCCGATCCGGCCTGGGCGATGCCCGCGGTGATCGTCGTCAGCGTCTGGAAGGGCATCGGCCTGAAGATGCTGATCTACCTGGCCGCGCTGCAGTCGATCCCGCCCGAGCTGTACGAAGCTGCCGATGTGGACGGCGCAACTCCCAGGCGGAAGTTCTTCGCGATCACGCTTCCGTTGTTGCGGCCGGCAACGTTCTTTGTGTTCATCGTGTCGCTGATCGACTCGTTCCAGGTATTCGAGCAGGTCTACGTGCTGACGCCGGACGGCGGTCCGGCGAACGCCACCACAGTGATGACGCTGGAGATCTATCGCAGCGCGTTCGGCAAGTTCGACATGAGCCGGGCCTGCGCGCAGAGCATGGTGCTGTTCGTCTTCCTGCTCGTACTCACGGTGATCAGCCGGCGGCTGACCGGAAAGGACAGCGATGCGGAGCTCTAA
- a CDS encoding ABC transporter substrate-binding protein, which translates to MDRQPAGSTRRQFGQRAGLAMLGLVAVGCGGPAPAKPGQSDKVTGEIRMITPIFEGSDGAKVLSGLMADFTKQYPDVKIVPDYTTYAKLNEKLTTSLASGRPYDVMLMGVGWIPPFAAKGVLADLGESESALTSLYSERVVAPGVYDGKVYARPIMLDTRYGYYRKDLFKQAGLDPEKPPTTFAEIRDYARKLTVRDGSGKLTRAGIDILGIDLRQGFETLMWAAGGDLFTPDGKVAFNSPKAVSALQLMTDIIRTDKSEDFGFTEPGAATGVPIVQGRAAMMLGHNNTWQEFEQNAPNLVKDGQVGFFVVTGERPALFQGGTIGAVSAKSKQQAAAKEWVKYLASAQPSLRANQQRGNVPALKSLVSSEYVQKNPAVQFAMKNLDHAYSEGGVPAWLQIRGDFKAAIESALLGKTTPQQALDDLAKKAEAAIASGK; encoded by the coding sequence ATGGACCGGCAGCCAGCGGGCAGCACAAGGCGACAATTCGGTCAGCGGGCAGGCCTGGCGATGCTCGGGCTGGTGGCGGTCGGCTGCGGTGGGCCCGCACCGGCCAAGCCCGGCCAGAGCGACAAGGTGACCGGCGAGATCCGGATGATCACCCCGATCTTCGAAGGCTCGGACGGCGCCAAGGTGCTGTCGGGCCTGATGGCCGACTTCACCAAGCAGTACCCGGACGTGAAGATCGTCCCGGACTACACGACGTACGCGAAGCTCAACGAGAAGCTGACCACCTCGCTGGCCAGCGGACGCCCGTACGACGTGATGCTGATGGGCGTCGGCTGGATTCCCCCGTTCGCGGCGAAGGGGGTGCTCGCCGACCTCGGTGAGAGCGAGAGCGCGCTGACCAGTCTGTACAGCGAGCGCGTGGTCGCACCAGGCGTGTACGACGGCAAGGTCTACGCCCGGCCGATCATGCTGGACACCCGGTACGGCTACTACCGCAAGGATCTGTTCAAGCAGGCCGGGCTCGATCCGGAGAAGCCGCCGACGACCTTCGCGGAGATCCGCGACTACGCGCGCAAGCTGACCGTCCGCGACGGCAGCGGCAAACTGACCCGGGCCGGGATCGACATCCTCGGCATCGATCTGCGGCAGGGGTTCGAGACGCTGATGTGGGCGGCCGGTGGTGATCTGTTCACGCCGGACGGAAAGGTGGCGTTCAACTCCCCCAAGGCGGTCAGCGCGCTGCAGTTGATGACGGACATCATCCGCACCGACAAGTCCGAGGACTTCGGCTTCACCGAGCCGGGCGCGGCGACCGGCGTACCGATCGTGCAGGGTCGCGCCGCGATGATGCTCGGCCACAACAACACCTGGCAGGAGTTCGAGCAGAACGCGCCGAACCTGGTCAAGGACGGCCAGGTCGGGTTCTTCGTGGTCACCGGCGAGCGGCCGGCGCTGTTCCAGGGCGGCACGATCGGCGCGGTGTCGGCGAAGTCCAAGCAGCAGGCGGCAGCCAAGGAATGGGTCAAGTACCTCGCCTCCGCACAGCCGTCGTTGCGGGCGAACCAGCAACGCGGCAATGTGCCGGCGCTGAAGAGCCTCGTGTCGTCGGAGTACGTGCAGAAGAACCCGGCGGTCCAGTTCGCGATGAAGAACCTCGATCACGCGTACTCCGAGGGTGGCGTGCCAGCCTGGCTCCAGATTCGGGGCGATTTCAAGGCGGCGATCGAGTCGGCGCTGCTGGGCAAGACGACCCCGCAGCAGGCGCTGGACGACCTGGCCAAGAAGGCCGAAGCCGCGATCGCCTCCGGTAAATGA
- a CDS encoding heparinase II/III domain-containing protein, producing MIPSERGGWWHAYVCPTHGVELDHVDLLTGHFPAEGAPCRYGCRLDTPAVRGAWTVLAHQACAADLLRMARGGEDITPQLEEYASLYATGGADPEPWMLGGVLFQQALTEAIWAVTIARAAWAMPTRSTAVAGLLDALASAAGRARGKLLAEGKFTSNYVAWLDAAGYLCSRDPEWLEGEHGLYEHLLAATYDDGWQWEASTYYHSFVLRAAVLATEGLSVPAKVAERMHSMAGVLTNLRFGPHLAALHDGPYSRVPYDAELAELAEFPAPPARLGVTVYEHAGYAVLRSAELLAIVDFGPHGGSHGHRDKLALYLYGQDAWQPDPGQVPYGHQGWRRYYASTAAHPAFRIDDSEQAECSGRLVSADSKSVVVACDTAYPGVTARRQVTLHNDGQLTDELVVECNEPYKITAQLRPAVPVSVRGTTSYWDKSLVGSHVGPAEFLLRPGPGPADDPQRVADQVDWSAYDATSATFRSTYRAIPEVQACS from the coding sequence ATGATTCCCAGCGAGCGGGGCGGCTGGTGGCACGCCTACGTGTGCCCCACCCACGGCGTCGAACTCGACCACGTCGACCTGCTCACCGGTCACTTCCCTGCCGAAGGTGCACCTTGCCGGTACGGCTGCCGTCTCGACACCCCAGCTGTCCGTGGTGCCTGGACGGTCCTCGCCCATCAGGCCTGCGCGGCCGACCTCCTGCGGATGGCTCGGGGCGGTGAGGACATCACTCCTCAGTTGGAGGAGTACGCGTCTTTGTACGCCACTGGCGGAGCTGATCCGGAGCCGTGGATGCTCGGCGGTGTCCTGTTCCAGCAAGCGCTGACCGAGGCGATCTGGGCGGTCACGATCGCCCGGGCAGCCTGGGCAATGCCAACCCGCAGTACTGCTGTTGCCGGGTTGCTCGACGCCTTGGCCTCGGCTGCTGGCAGGGCTCGCGGCAAACTGCTTGCTGAGGGCAAGTTCACCTCGAACTACGTCGCCTGGCTAGACGCCGCCGGTTACCTCTGCTCGCGCGACCCGGAGTGGCTCGAAGGCGAGCACGGCCTCTACGAGCACCTGCTGGCCGCGACCTACGATGACGGCTGGCAGTGGGAGGCGAGCACCTACTACCACTCCTTCGTACTCCGTGCCGCCGTGCTCGCGACGGAAGGTTTGTCCGTGCCCGCGAAGGTTGCCGAGCGCATGCATTCCATGGCCGGTGTGCTCACCAACCTGCGCTTCGGCCCACATCTGGCCGCTCTCCACGATGGTCCGTACAGCCGAGTGCCGTACGACGCGGAGCTTGCCGAGCTGGCTGAGTTCCCCGCTCCCCCGGCACGCCTCGGCGTCACGGTCTACGAGCACGCCGGGTACGCCGTACTGCGGTCCGCCGAGTTGCTCGCGATCGTCGACTTCGGGCCGCACGGCGGGTCGCACGGTCATCGGGACAAACTCGCGCTCTACCTCTACGGCCAGGACGCGTGGCAGCCGGATCCGGGGCAGGTCCCCTACGGCCACCAAGGCTGGCGCCGGTACTACGCGAGCACGGCCGCGCATCCCGCGTTCCGCATCGACGATTCGGAGCAGGCCGAGTGCAGTGGTCGGCTGGTCTCGGCGGACAGCAAATCGGTCGTCGTTGCCTGCGACACTGCCTACCCAGGCGTGACCGCCAGGAGGCAGGTGACGCTGCACAATGATGGGCAGCTGACTGATGAGCTGGTTGTCGAGTGCAACGAACCATACAAGATCACGGCGCAACTGCGACCCGCAGTACCGGTGTCTGTGCGTGGAACCACCAGCTATTGGGACAAGTCGCTCGTCGGATCGCATGTCGGGCCGGCTGAGTTCTTGCTTCGGCCCGGGCCTGGTCCCGCTGACGATCCGCAGCGAGTTGCCGATCAGGTCGACTGGTCGGCCTACGACGCGACCAGCGCCACCTTCCGTTCGACGTACCGTGCGATCCCGGAGGTGCAGGCATGCTCCTGA
- a CDS encoding carbohydrate ABC transporter permease encodes MRSSKSEVVLHLVLAIGALLMIVPFVWMVLSSLKSHTEITSYPPTWLPRHWDFGNYPEALKFAPFGTYFRNSLIIATGHTVLNVALASMAGYSLARVPFRGRSALFVAMLATMMIPTYTKIVPQYLIAKAMPFFGGNDYLGRGGSGWLDSWWALIVPGALTPLAIFLFRQFYLSLPRELEEAARIDGMGEFGIYAKVMTPLIKPAIATVALITFENSWNNFLWPLIVTTRDDLRVIQVGLAAFQQSERTYWEYLMAGTTLATLPMIVLFLLTQRYFVQGFANSGIK; translated from the coding sequence ATGCGGAGCTCTAAGAGCGAAGTCGTCCTGCACCTCGTACTGGCGATCGGCGCGCTGTTGATGATCGTGCCGTTCGTCTGGATGGTGCTCTCGTCACTGAAGAGCCACACCGAGATCACCTCTTATCCGCCGACCTGGCTGCCCCGGCACTGGGACTTCGGCAACTACCCCGAGGCGCTCAAGTTCGCGCCGTTCGGGACCTACTTCCGCAACAGCCTGATCATCGCGACCGGCCATACCGTGCTGAACGTGGCACTGGCCTCGATGGCCGGCTACTCGCTGGCCCGGGTCCCGTTCCGCGGCCGGAGCGCGCTGTTCGTCGCGATGCTGGCCACGATGATGATCCCGACGTACACCAAGATCGTTCCGCAGTACCTGATCGCCAAGGCGATGCCGTTCTTCGGCGGCAACGACTACCTCGGCCGCGGCGGCTCCGGCTGGCTGGACTCCTGGTGGGCGCTGATCGTGCCCGGTGCGCTGACCCCGCTCGCGATCTTCCTGTTCCGCCAGTTCTACCTGTCGCTGCCGCGGGAACTCGAGGAGGCGGCCCGGATCGACGGGATGGGTGAGTTCGGGATCTACGCCAAGGTGATGACGCCGCTGATCAAGCCGGCCATCGCGACCGTCGCGCTGATCACCTTCGAGAACAGCTGGAACAACTTCCTCTGGCCGCTGATCGTGACCACCCGCGACGACCTGCGGGTGATCCAGGTCGGCCTCGCCGCGTTCCAGCAGAGCGAGCGCACCTACTGGGAGTACCTGATGGCCGGTACGACGCTCGCGACGCTGCCGATGATCGTGTTGTTCCTGCTCACCCAGCGGTACTTCGTTCAGGGATTCGCCAACAGTGGCATCAAGTGA
- a CDS encoding polysaccharide lyase family 7 protein, with the protein MKKLRILLVTALAAAAAGIAAAAIAAAPASAANVEITPGASSVTASTSDSNVAANAVDKNYSTRWSGDGDGASLQLDLGSSKTVSHIKVAVYKGNERRNDFELQLWNGSAWATVFDGLSSGSTTGLQTFDFTDQAASKVRYVGHGYQVNAGGTGTWNSITEVEVWGPDGGSPGGGVPADVLDLTNWKVTLPTGSAGSPTEIKQPALATFSVDPYFTVVGDAVQFRAPVNGVTTSGSSYPRSELREMTSNGSANASWSSTSGTHTLVVSESFDHLPAGKPQLVGAQIHDAADDITVFRLEGSSLYITNGNTTHYKLVTSSYTLGTVYEAKFVVSGGQVKAYYNGVLQTTISKSFSGAYFKAGAYTQANCTNSSPCAESNYGQTTIHNVTVTHS; encoded by the coding sequence ATGAAGAAGCTCAGAATTCTGCTGGTGACAGCCCTTGCCGCGGCGGCGGCAGGGATCGCGGCCGCGGCGATCGCGGCCGCGCCCGCCAGCGCCGCGAACGTGGAGATCACCCCGGGCGCGAGCTCGGTCACCGCGAGCACGAGCGACAGCAACGTCGCGGCCAATGCGGTCGACAAGAACTACTCCACCCGCTGGTCCGGTGATGGTGACGGCGCCAGCTTGCAACTCGACCTGGGCAGTTCCAAGACCGTCAGCCACATCAAGGTGGCTGTTTACAAGGGCAACGAGCGGCGCAACGACTTCGAGCTGCAACTGTGGAACGGCTCCGCCTGGGCGACCGTGTTCGACGGCCTGAGCAGCGGCAGCACGACCGGGTTGCAGACCTTCGACTTCACCGACCAGGCCGCTTCCAAGGTCCGGTACGTCGGGCACGGGTACCAGGTGAACGCCGGTGGAACGGGCACCTGGAACAGCATCACCGAGGTGGAGGTCTGGGGCCCCGACGGCGGGTCGCCGGGCGGCGGCGTACCGGCTGATGTTCTCGACCTGACCAACTGGAAGGTCACCCTGCCGACCGGTTCGGCCGGTAGCCCGACCGAGATCAAGCAGCCGGCCCTCGCCACCTTCTCGGTCGACCCGTACTTCACCGTGGTCGGGGACGCGGTCCAGTTCCGCGCTCCGGTCAACGGGGTCACCACCAGCGGATCGAGCTACCCGCGGTCCGAACTGCGCGAGATGACCAGCAACGGCAGCGCCAACGCGAGCTGGTCGTCGACGTCAGGAACCCACACGTTGGTGGTGAGCGAGTCCTTCGACCACCTGCCGGCCGGCAAACCGCAGCTGGTCGGCGCGCAGATTCACGACGCCGCTGACGACATCACCGTGTTCCGGCTGGAGGGCAGCAGCCTCTACATCACCAACGGGAACACCACTCACTACAAGCTGGTCACCAGCTCGTACACGCTCGGCACTGTCTACGAAGCCAAGTTCGTGGTGAGTGGCGGGCAGGTGAAGGCCTACTACAACGGTGTCCTGCAGACCACGATCAGCAAGAGCTTCTCCGGCGCCTACTTCAAGGCCGGCGCCTACACCCAGGCCAACTGCACCAACTCGTCACCCTGCGCGGAGTCGAACTACGGCCAGACCACAATCCACAACGTGACGGTCACCCACTCCTAA
- a CDS encoding DUF1565 domain-containing protein, producing MRTPTILFATCLLGAAIALPAQANPSQYYVSPVGSDSSTGSTPSAPFATLQKALDVAPTGSTIHLAAGRYLQDAITRQDGVTVTGPADAVLLGAGGSRILQVRNDHVTLTGFTVDGLAGSPDSPDGYRGKLVYVMSTTPGDGVTGLRIRGMHLRNAGDECVRLRYLITDADLSANQIGPCGVHDFVFGGGGKNGEGIYLGTAPEQQGANGAPDARPDVSTGNRIHDNLINTRGNECVDIKENSTANVVERNVCTGQQDPRSAGFDSRGSGNVVRYNVAVDNVGAGIRFGGDTPADGVNNDAYSNVIARNAGGGIKFQATPQGRLCGNAMTGNTGGDAVGTYAAQYQPSQPCQ from the coding sequence ATGCGCACCCCAACCATCTTGTTCGCCACCTGCCTACTGGGCGCCGCCATCGCCCTCCCCGCGCAGGCCAACCCCAGCCAGTACTACGTAAGCCCGGTCGGCAGCGACTCCAGCACCGGCAGCACCCCATCGGCCCCCTTCGCCACGCTGCAGAAGGCACTCGACGTCGCACCGACCGGCTCAACCATCCACCTTGCCGCCGGCCGCTATCTCCAAGACGCCATCACCCGCCAGGACGGCGTCACCGTCACCGGACCGGCCGACGCCGTCCTGCTCGGTGCAGGCGGCAGCCGCATCCTCCAGGTCCGCAACGACCACGTGACGCTGACCGGCTTCACCGTCGACGGTCTGGCCGGTTCGCCCGACAGCCCAGACGGCTATCGCGGCAAGTTGGTCTACGTCATGAGCACCACCCCAGGCGACGGCGTGACCGGCCTGCGGATCCGTGGCATGCACTTACGCAATGCCGGCGACGAGTGCGTCCGGCTGCGCTACCTGATCACCGACGCGGACCTCTCGGCAAACCAGATCGGCCCCTGCGGCGTACACGACTTCGTCTTCGGAGGCGGCGGCAAGAACGGCGAAGGCATCTATCTCGGCACCGCACCCGAGCAGCAAGGCGCCAACGGCGCACCCGACGCACGGCCGGACGTCAGCACCGGCAACCGCATCCACGACAACCTGATCAACACCCGCGGCAACGAGTGCGTCGACATCAAGGAGAACTCGACTGCGAACGTCGTCGAACGCAACGTCTGTACCGGCCAGCAGGACCCGCGATCGGCCGGGTTCGACTCACGAGGTAGCGGCAACGTGGTCCGGTACAACGTTGCCGTCGACAACGTCGGAGCGGGCATCCGCTTCGGCGGCGACACTCCTGCTGATGGCGTGAATAACGATGCCTACAGCAACGTCATCGCGCGCAACGCCGGTGGCGGGATCAAGTTCCAGGCGACGCCGCAGGGACGCCTCTGCGGCAACGCGATGACCGGCAACACCGGCGGCGATGCAGTCGGCACCTACGCCGCGCAGTACCAACCGTCCCAACCCTGTCAATGA
- a CDS encoding DUF4962 domain-containing protein, with the protein MLLINDLDALRASLSTTHQAQWRRLYEQCETYRQRVPPAEHPTASITYFGPAAANLALAFRLTGQRHYLEEAWRWISTCIAYPHWGKAKLPDHDLDAGWLLHGLSLAYSWLGSDLEPHRAAELRAKLELQGQRLYDFAVETEGRWWSSSYWQNHNWICYAGLATAGYALNQPDWTKRARENFETVLSLLPADGSDAEGVVYWRYGVPWLAVYADLLQRTEGVDLWAGCDFLANTFRWRLHQSAPGFEENIDHGDCHDRRSGHSVALYYRLASAYRHGQAQWLAQRVADRYFWREAYASGVKPGVMPEAFYELLWFDPSVQPVEPDAEPTTAYFPDLGQVVSRTSWADGATTVSFKSAPGGGNGAWDAAERHRRELGWDTLNAGHHHPDAGSFVLISHGAFLAVDDGYCNRKRARYHNLILVDGQGWKGEDRYHGYKDLPYDARPTMSDVLAEEGFVHAIASTAAMFDADLGVRQVDRTMVVTPRGRLVIRDSLAAAQPRTWTWLLHSDWPSEQVSSRLHVLRSGPAQAWVTRLGPNGIAATTARSTIEANPTASTPALSITKNLEALQWTTPRLISTEFLAAIEPTSALDPTPPTATKMPGTGVAFDDEQVHFGPLIEAPGLSADALAVIRSGNRVAVVGATRVTVSGRTLHESATPFTGVLR; encoded by the coding sequence ATGCTCCTGATCAACGATCTCGATGCTTTGCGAGCCTCGCTGTCCACTACCCATCAGGCACAGTGGCGCCGGTTGTACGAGCAGTGCGAGACGTATCGACAGCGGGTGCCGCCGGCTGAGCACCCGACCGCCAGCATCACGTACTTCGGGCCGGCCGCCGCGAATCTCGCCCTCGCATTCCGGCTGACCGGCCAGCGGCACTACCTGGAAGAGGCGTGGCGCTGGATCTCGACCTGCATCGCCTATCCGCACTGGGGCAAGGCGAAGCTGCCCGACCATGACCTGGATGCCGGGTGGTTGTTGCACGGATTGTCCTTGGCCTACAGCTGGCTGGGTTCGGATCTCGAGCCACACCGGGCCGCCGAGTTGCGAGCGAAGCTGGAGCTACAAGGGCAGCGCTTGTACGACTTCGCCGTCGAAACCGAGGGGCGATGGTGGTCGTCGAGCTACTGGCAGAACCACAACTGGATTTGCTACGCCGGACTCGCGACCGCCGGCTATGCGCTAAATCAGCCGGACTGGACGAAGCGGGCCCGCGAAAACTTCGAGACGGTCCTGTCGCTGCTCCCGGCTGACGGGTCGGATGCCGAGGGCGTCGTCTACTGGCGGTACGGCGTACCGTGGCTGGCCGTTTATGCAGACCTGCTGCAGCGCACCGAAGGCGTCGATCTGTGGGCGGGCTGCGACTTCCTCGCCAACACCTTCCGGTGGCGGCTGCATCAGTCGGCGCCGGGCTTCGAGGAGAACATCGACCATGGCGACTGCCACGATCGGCGCAGCGGGCACTCGGTTGCCCTCTATTACCGATTGGCTTCGGCCTATCGCCATGGGCAGGCGCAGTGGTTGGCTCAGCGGGTCGCGGATCGCTACTTCTGGCGGGAGGCCTACGCGTCGGGGGTGAAGCCGGGCGTGATGCCGGAGGCGTTCTACGAGCTGCTCTGGTTCGATCCGTCGGTGCAGCCCGTCGAGCCCGATGCCGAGCCGACTACCGCGTACTTCCCCGATCTCGGCCAGGTGGTGAGTCGCACCTCCTGGGCGGACGGCGCGACGACGGTGTCGTTCAAGTCGGCTCCCGGTGGCGGCAACGGCGCCTGGGATGCCGCCGAACGGCATCGCCGCGAACTGGGCTGGGACACCTTGAACGCCGGCCACCATCACCCCGACGCCGGCAGCTTCGTGCTGATCTCGCACGGCGCGTTCCTCGCGGTCGACGACGGCTACTGCAATCGCAAACGCGCTCGCTACCACAACCTCATCCTCGTCGACGGCCAAGGCTGGAAGGGCGAAGATCGCTATCACGGCTACAAGGACCTCCCGTACGACGCTCGTCCGACCATGAGCGACGTCCTTGCCGAGGAGGGGTTCGTGCATGCGATCGCGTCGACGGCGGCGATGTTCGACGCGGACCTCGGCGTACGGCAGGTCGATCGGACGATGGTCGTCACGCCACGCGGGCGGCTGGTGATCCGGGACTCGCTGGCCGCCGCCCAGCCGCGAACGTGGACCTGGCTATTGCACTCCGACTGGCCGTCCGAACAGGTCTCCAGTCGCCTGCACGTACTCCGATCCGGCCCGGCCCAGGCGTGGGTGACCCGACTCGGCCCCAACGGCATCGCGGCGACGACAGCCCGAAGCACCATCGAGGCCAACCCGACCGCGTCGACCCCCGCCCTGTCGATCACCAAGAACCTCGAAGCCCTGCAATGGACCACGCCTCGTTTGATCAGCACCGAGTTCCTCGCCGCGATCGAACCGACCTCGGCACTCGACCCGACACCACCAACAGCCACCAAGATGCCTGGCACCGGGGTCGCCTTCGACGACGAACAGGTCCACTTCGGCCCGCTCATCGAGGCACCGGGCCTCTCGGCCGACGCCCTCGCAGTAATCCGCAGCGGCAACCGGGTGGCAGTGGTCGGCGCAACCCGCGTCACCGTGTCCGGCCGCACCCTGCACGAGTCGGCTACTCCCTTCACCGGCGTACTGCGATGA
- a CDS encoding SDR family NAD(P)-dependent oxidoreductase translates to MTYELTGRRALVTGAGAGIGAAIAVALAGAGADVAVHYAHSADGAAEVTRRIERAGRKAVAIGADLRVSADADRLVAESVAFLGGLDIVVCNAGHLVGRSSVAEMSDEHFEQVLDLNLGTTFRTIRAAIPQLRQAGTNGRVVTMSSLAAHNGGGAGSAVYSAAKAGIRGLTKGLAKELADTGTTVNALAPGFIGQTAFHDTFTPPEVQQNIVAGTPLKRAGTVEEVAAAAVWLCSDGAGYITGSTIDIDGGAWFR, encoded by the coding sequence ATGACGTACGAACTCACCGGTCGCCGTGCCCTCGTCACCGGTGCCGGCGCCGGAATCGGGGCCGCGATCGCGGTCGCTCTGGCCGGCGCGGGCGCCGATGTGGCCGTCCACTACGCGCACTCCGCCGACGGAGCGGCCGAGGTGACGCGGCGGATCGAGCGGGCCGGTCGCAAAGCCGTTGCCATCGGCGCCGATCTGAGAGTCAGCGCGGACGCGGACCGGCTGGTAGCCGAGTCGGTCGCGTTCTTGGGTGGGCTGGACATCGTGGTCTGCAACGCCGGTCACCTGGTCGGGCGTTCCTCGGTCGCCGAGATGTCCGACGAGCACTTCGAGCAGGTTCTCGACCTCAACCTCGGGACGACGTTCCGCACCATCCGGGCCGCCATCCCGCAGCTACGCCAAGCCGGTACGAACGGTCGCGTGGTGACGATGTCCTCGCTGGCCGCGCACAACGGCGGCGGCGCTGGTTCAGCCGTGTACTCCGCCGCGAAGGCAGGTATCCGCGGCCTCACCAAGGGCCTGGCCAAGGAACTCGCCGACACCGGTACGACGGTCAACGCGCTCGCGCCGGGCTTCATCGGGCAGACCGCGTTCCACGACACTTTTACTCCCCCGGAGGTCCAGCAGAACATCGTCGCCGGTACACCGTTGAAGCGCGCCGGGACCGTCGAGGAGGTCGCGGCCGCCGCGGTCTGGCTCTGCTCGGACGGCGCCGGCTACATCACCGGCTCGACCATCGACATCGACGGTGGAGCCTGGTTCCGGTGA
- a CDS encoding DUF624 domain-containing protein codes for MSSRVGWEQVALRWLQWISVPASAGLAFCCLSLGAVTWLPALAATAQVLHRWREDGDERAFLGVFADFRNHWRRLWRHSLISTAIGAVLTANLVFLLGRGAVGFVLLAVQLGLAAAFIVYHLAFAAAIGHRPTASLSSRRHAAIHLAFGSWRGALLLLATVLVIALTAPLGIGPLLFGPSVPLLAALSLQSRLEQS; via the coding sequence ATGAGCTCCAGGGTTGGTTGGGAGCAGGTCGCCTTGCGGTGGTTGCAGTGGATCTCTGTTCCTGCGTCGGCTGGGCTTGCCTTCTGTTGCTTGAGCCTCGGGGCGGTCACGTGGTTGCCAGCCCTCGCCGCGACCGCCCAGGTCCTTCACCGCTGGCGTGAAGACGGTGACGAACGCGCCTTCCTCGGCGTCTTCGCCGACTTCCGCAACCACTGGCGCCGGCTCTGGCGACACAGCCTCATCTCCACCGCGATCGGCGCGGTCCTCACGGCCAACCTGGTCTTCCTGCTCGGTAGAGGCGCAGTTGGCTTCGTGCTCCTGGCAGTCCAACTCGGCCTTGCTGCCGCGTTCATCGTCTACCACTTGGCTTTTGCGGCGGCCATCGGCCACCGGCCCACCGCCTCACTGTCCAGCCGCCGGCACGCGGCGATCCACCTCGCGTTCGGCTCCTGGCGCGGCGCATTGTTGCTCCTGGCAACTGTTCTCGTCATAGCCCTGACCGCCCCCCTCGGCATCGGTCCCCTGCTCTTCGGCCCCTCAGTCCCTCTCCTGGCAGCCCTGTCCCTCCAGTCCCGCCTCGAACAATCGTGA